GCTGGCGCTGGAGCCCCCGGCGCCGCTGGTCCCGGCCCCGCCCAGCAGCAGCGGGTGGGCCCCCAGCAGCGGGACCGGCACGGCGCCGTAgaccaccgccgccgccgccgctgcggCCTTCTCGCTGTCTGTGGCCGGAGGGTCGGGGGGCAGGAGGTAGGGGCCCGCAGGGAAGGTGGGCGGGGGCTGCGGGACCGAGGCCGCTGCGTCCTTGGGCGCAtcgggggcggcgggcggggcgtGTGCGGCCTTGTGCCGGAGCAGGCTCTGGGGCGCAGAGTACGACTTGCCGCACAGGTCGCACGGGTACACAGGCCGAGGCCCCGCTGCACCCGCGCCCGCGTGCGCCGCCTGGTGCTTGAGCAGGTAGGCGGCGTCGCGGAAGGCTTTCCCGCAGACGCCGCACGGCAGGCGCAGCAGGTCCGCGGAGTGCGTCTTCACGTGCCGCTTGAGGCTCTCCCTGCGGTTGAAGCTCTTGCTGCACACGGAGCAGGAGAAGGGCTTCTCGCCGGTGTGGATGATCTGGTGCTGGTGGAGGTGGCTGGGCTTCTTGAAGACCTTCCAGCAGAGCGGGCAGGCAAACGGGCCCTCGCCGCCCCCCGCCGCGGGAGGGGGCACGCCCACCCCGACGGGGACACCGGTCCCTTCCGCAACCGTGGCGGCCACGGTGGCAGCTCCGGTGGCGGcagcggcgggcggggcgggagggCCGGAGGACACCGGGTTGGGGGCGGCTGTGGGGGGCGCGCCGGCCCCGGGCGCGGGCAGGCCCAGCGGCGGGAGCGGCGCCCCCGGCTGCGGCGGACCTCCGGCGGCGGGCGGCACGTCCTTGTGGCAGCGGCGGTGGCGGATGAGGCTGGAGACGTGGTTGTAGGTGCGGCCGCAGACGCCGCACTCGTAAGGCCTCTCCCCGGAGTGCACCAGCATGTGCTGCACCAGGTGCGAGGACTGCTTGAACGACTTCTGGCACACGCCGCAGGGGAAGCGCCGCTCCATCAGGTACTTCAGCCTGCGGAAGTAGCCCTTGTCGTCCTTGCTTGGGTCGCAGGCCGCCCCCGCGGCAGGTCCTGGCGGGGTCTGGGAGGGGGCGGGAAGCGGCCCCGGGGTCCCGGTGGGAGAGGCCAGCCCCGGCGTCACCCCCGGCCCAGATGCGGGCCCTCCACGTTTCAGGTTCCCAAAAAGGTGCTGGTGTCCAGAGAGGTCGACGATGCCCCACTGCGGGGCAGGGAAGGCAGCATCAAacagggggggcggggggggcccGAAGGCGGGTGGCAGGGGCGGGTCGGGCTTCTTGGCCTGggaggaagaggatgaagaggacgacgacgacgacgacgaggacgacgaggacgaggacgaggacgGCGCCTCCGCCTTGGGTTTGAAGGTGGACTGGGGCGGGTAGTCGTACTGGGGCGGaggaggctggggcgggggctggggtggCGGCCCGGGGGCGCAGGGCAGCGCTGCCACCGCCTTGGCATGCTCCCCATAGAGTTCCATGGGCTCAAAGCGCTGGTGGTTGAGGAACTCCAGAAAGTCGAAGGGGTAGCTCTGGAAATGAACCCCGTCCTCGCCCCCTATGCCgctgcccccaccacccccggCGGCACTGCCTGCTGCGTTTGCCTCCATCTCGGGCGGGGTGGGCGACGGGAGACCCTGCGGAGAAGAGGATGGGGCTGAGCAAACAGGACCGGGCTCCAGAGCTGCGCGCTGGAGGACATGTCGCAGTGCCGGAGCCACACTCCACCTTCCAGCCTTGCGCGTCTCCTGCCCTATCCCTCCACCACACAGGGCAGACTTCTCCATCGCCGCTGGCCACTTCCTTTCTGGGCGGTCTTTGCTCCTCTCCCATCCCTTCCATTTTTCCCGTTGTTTCCAGGGTCTTCACACATCCTCTCTACCATCCCCCATACCCCTTCCCCAGTGCTGCCTGCAGACTCTCAGCTCCCCAGCCCCAATCTCATTCTCcaagcatccctggcctctggtCACAGTCCCCTGGCAAACTCTTGGGCATCAGCACTGCGCTGTACCCTCTCCAAAACACACATGAGCCCTGTCCTCGATCCTCTCAGGTTCTGCCtctgtaaaatgataataaaagagGGTGGACTCTGGAGCTAGAATGCCAGACAGACTCTGAGCCCCACACTGTAgctgtgtgaccacaggcaaatgcctgaacctctctgtgcctgaatttcctcatctacaaataAGAGGTGACAAAGCACATCCCTACTTCACAGGGCTGACTTGAGGATCCAACAAGCACATCCATGTAAGGCCCTCAGGGGGATGCTTCCAGCACTTTGGAGACCCTGGGAAAGTGGAAGGTATTCTGTGGATACCACTCTCACTACCACTAGTAGCGATACAACGTCAGGACAAACCAAGACAACGGAAATGAAATCAGTGTTGGGGGGTTTGTTCTTTTACTACAAGGTGGGAAGCAAAATGTGTTTGCCTGGAAGAAACAAGTTACGGCAGGAGGGCTGGCGCTGAGAGAGAAGGCAGCCTGACACAGCAGAAAATAACGCGCGCCCTGCACATGggcagatctgggttcaagtcccaacTCCTTCCCCATCCACACTTTCCCCATTTCTAAAAGGAGGCAGCAACCCCTAGGCTGCGGGGGACTCAAGGGAGCTCACCTAGGATGTGAGGAAGTACTTATTGGCAGGGCTTTCAGCCCCCAGAACTTCTGTACCTTCAGACCATTGCACACCTAGGAGGAGCCTGACAGCCCCTGCCTGGGGAGTGCAGTTCCGTCCTCACCCGGCGGGGGgggctttccctgcctccctgccatgGGAGCCATTCTCTGGGCATTCCAGATGGCAGCTGTCCATGTCTGCACCCCCTACTCCCACCTGAACCTCAGCTCCTACAATTAATTTTtgaacctgagccacccagggggctGGGAAAACACCGCCACCAAGCCGATGCAGAGCCAGCGGAGAGAAGGGCCCCCGAGGTGTGGCATGCTTCTTGGCCATAATCCCTGGCCTCTGGGGGCCTGGCTCTATGCCCAGCCCACGGAAGGGGTCAGCAATGACCACCAAGGCCAGGGCCCATCAGCCCCCATCCATCCAGCTGGCTCTCTCCCCCCACAGGTGAAAGGTGAGTGTCTCCTCCACTCCCCTCGCCAAGAGGCCGATATTTTTAGCCTCTAGCTCTGGGTGTCCTTGGATGAGACTCAACATCTCATGCCCTTCACACTCCCTCTAGTTCATCTGATCTCCAGAAGGAACAAAGGCATGGCTGGAGTGGTAGTGGAAGCCTGTGGGTGACCCCTAAATCCGGGAGACCAGGCTAGAGTGGGCCgggtgggcagagagaagcaCATGGTagaatggagggggtggggaggcgagTGTCTTAGGGAAGAAGCCACTGCCCTGGCTCACCTCCGCCGGAGTACATATTAATAACAGCCAGTGTTGCCAGGGCATTTCCTACAAGCCCAATGTGTTCCAAGCCCATTACACATGTTCACTCAATCCCCACATAACTATGAGACTATGACATAAGAACTACTGTTATCCCCATCGAATAAAACAAAAGTACAGAgaagtcaagtgacttgcccaaggtcgcagAGCAAGCCTGCAGCTCAGCCCACGCCCTCCCCCCACAGGGCTGTTTTACCAGGTTGTTCTCTAAGGTGGACAAAGGTGGGGTGGAACTGTGGGGGTAGGAGCCTTATTTGGGGGTGTTCTCTAGGTTATGGGGGggtttgccaggggctgggtgggaggggagggggttacCATCTGGAACAGATGGAGCAGTGATGTGGTGAGACTGTTCCCCAGATCTCCAGCCTCCATCCTGTGCCTGCTTCAGGCCTCTGCTCAGATGTCATGCCCACCCTGTCCTCACTCACCCCTCATCCTGCTGCACTTTTCACCACTGTCACTGCCATGACTTGCTGCATGTATTTCCTTCACCGTGTGTTTACCTAAGAGGATGGGGATTTGGCCTGTCTTGTTTGCCGCTGTGGCCCCCCAGCACCGAGCACAGCACCCAGGACAGCATGGTTGCCTGGTTAAGTATTTGCTGATATGTGGGAATTAAACACACTCTCTTAAATCGCCAGTGGGtccatgaaaaaaatctcaaggaaccccagatgaataaaaatgaaaacacaacatccCAAAACTTAGTGGAGATGCAGCTAAAGTGGGGTTCAGAGGTAAACGGATAGCCTCTgttgataaatatgtattgaatgagCAAAGGGATGAGACTGAGCTGTCCAGAActcccagagggagggagggggacattTAGCAGAGCAGGAGTTGACACAGGGGAAGGAGTCCCCAGAAGAGGGAATTCGAAGAGCAGTGACGTTATAAGAAGTGACCGACCCAAGGGCGAGTGGGCAAGTGCTGATGAGCCGCGGCCCTGAGGACCAGGGACGAGTACTGGGGGGAGGACTGATCAGGCTCACAGTACTTCCACTGGGAAACAGGAGGCATTTCGTCTTTCCAAGCCCTAAATTAGTGTCTTTCTAGGAGAGACGTGTCCTGGGAGGGTTTCGTGTGGAGAGGGGCATGGTGGGGggagcccctccccaggggcaggAGTTTCACAGCAACCGCAGTCATAATCGTGACAGCCATGTTTATTGTTCACCGGTCTGAGCCGTAGCATCACCCCGAGGCCTCAGCCTCACAGTGGTCCTGCACTGGTATTGGTCCCGCTTttcagtggggaaactgagggggCATCATTTCCCCAAGGTCACGGAACTAGTAAAGGGGAAAGCAGTACTGGATTCGAGGTCTCTCTCCTACCAGGGCCTGTGGGCCCTTCTGTTGCAACAGAGCTGACCTGTGATGAAAGTCTAGTCTGTTAACAACAGTAACAGTGACATAGGGTAACATGTAAAGTGAAGTGCTTCCTACGGGCCAAGTGCTCTCCTAAACCCTTTACGTGTGTTGACTCAGTGAGTCTTCCTGATAACTCAAGAGGATGGTTACCATTATTAACTCTGTTTTACAGAGGAAGAGACTGAGGTCTAGAGAGGTCAACTAATCTCCCGAGGTCACCCCAGTAACAGGCTGTAGCAGAGCCAGGAACTGAAGACTCCAGAGTGCGTTACCCACGACAGCATGCTGTCCTTCAATATCTGCTCCCCAAAATAAGGAAGGCCCCCACTCTGCCTTAAACTAGAAATACACCTCACCCCGCTTCCGTGCCACCTGGCCCCAGAACGAGCCACCAACATGTACTGAACACCACGAAGCACCGTTACTAGGTGCCTTATGTGGCTTGTCTCAAACGTCATAACAGGTTCATAAGATAAGCATTGCTATTATTCTCATTTACCAGACAAGACGACCAAGGCCAGACcatgtccctcctctgctcaaacCTGCAGGGACACCCATTTCACTTAAAGTCAAAGTCTTTATGATGGCCTGCACGGCCTAGACAGCCACCTGGCTGCTCCTCCAATGTGCCAacattcctgccccagggcccttgCATTGGCTGTTGctgctgcctggaatgctctgATTGTTATCAGTacacctctctctcccccctcaccTCCTTCACAGCTCTATTCAAATGCTGTCTCCTCGGTGAGGCTCTCCCTGACCACTGTACCCCGTCATCCAGACCAACATTCCTGCTCTCCCCAGCCTGCTCATTTCTGTCCTTCTCCGTCAGCATCACCTAATAAAGCGCATGTCCTGCTTGTCTTGCTGCCGGCCTCCCTCTTGAGAAAGTGGGCTCCACACAGGCaaggatttttatctgttttgttcactgttcttTCCCaggacctagaacagtgcctgtctctgaaaatatatgtgaaataagtgaatgaatggggCTAGGAAAAGAGGCAGTGGTCTGTTCAGAGATGTGAACACTGGAGGAATGCAGGACTCACCCTCCTAACCACTTCACTCTTGGGGGAGCTGGTAAGAGCATCACCCTCTTGGCCACAGTTGTCCAGGAGGAACAGGGTTCACACACAGCTGTAACTttttggtgtgtggcattttggaGCAACAAGATGACAACGGGGATCTTTTGAAGGAGGCCTTCTTGCCTTCTCCCCTGTAACTCTACCCCGATCCTGCTGTATTTTCTTCACAcaggtattttatttcttaactgtCCCATGAACCAGCATAGGCACCCCACGAGGGCAGGGGTTTGTCTACTTTGTTCTCTACTGCATCCCTAGTGTGTAACAGGTCCTCATCAAACacttgttgaacaaatgaatgaatgaacaaatgaagaacAATTTGGGCTTAGCAGAGCTGACAAAGGCCAGATAACTGATCGCAACACCCTTACCCCAAAGCCCTATGAGattaaactctctctctctctccatgttctTCTCTTCAATTTCTCTACTCCAACCTCAGTGGCCTCCCCTGGTGCTCTTCCACTCACCATGATCAtgcccacctcagggcctttgcacttgccattctctctgcctgaaacaGTCCACCCAGATCTTTACATGGCTAAGTTACCTCTGCTGATTCAGGTTTCACCTCTGAAGTAGCCCATCCAGCTCTGGGAGAACCCAGAAAACAACATTGCTCCTATTCACTTGTTTTTGAACTGTCTCCTCAACTAGACTGTAAAGCCCACAAAATGAAAGACTGTATCTCTCTCCTTAACTTGTGTATGTCCTGTACCTAGAAcactgaatggatgaatgaatgaatgaatgaatgaatgcctagGGAAGAGAAGAGGTCAGGCCATAGGGAGGCTGGGGTTCCTCTCTGGGGTGTCCAGGAGGATGAAATGGAGCTGAGTGAGAAGCGGCAGGTGGAGAGTCCTTCCGGCCAGGGAAAGAGGTGCAGCCTGAGGGAGAGCCTCACTGTGGGGCACTGTTCCGTGGGAGAAGGACTGAAGACAGGGGCTGccccaggtgggggaggggagggaggcggggcaCAAGTATTCATTGGAGCCTGGAGCTAAACAGGCAGCGATTTCTACCTGAAGGGGGAGAGGATGTGGGTGTGAGAGCAGAACTCTAGAGGGAGCTGTTCTATTGGGGAGGGGGGTCGAGGGGCGGTGGAAAGGGGTATTTTCAAGAACTACGGCGGAGAGGGGGGTGCAGAAGGACAAAAAGGCATTCTGGGCTGCAGACCAGAATAGAAAGTATTTTTACACCAGGAAGAGGCGGGCGGGGGGGTGTCAGGAGATCTGGGGGCTGTTGTGTGTGCACAGAGATAAGAGGGGCAGTCCTGCAGCACGCCACTAATGCAATACTCTTTGGTGGCAGCCTATAGGGAGTACTAATGGAGGGTTCACGGGCAGTTGCCCTCCATGAGGGAGGGCAATGCTGGTGGCATTTGGGGGGATGTCCTGGAGAAAGCAATGACGGGGGATTATGCAGCAGCGATCCTCTGAGAAAGCATTCATGGGGGGCCCTGGCAGCAGTTTAAGGGATCGCCACAAATGAGGGCGCTTTGGCAGCCGTCCTGCATGGGGGCGTTAATGGGGCAGATGTCTGGAGAGGTCTCACGAGCGAAGAGTGATTGGGGACCCCTGGCGAGGGCCCGGCGGGAGAGGCACTGACGAGGACGTTCTGGGGACCAGAGCGGGCCAGGGCGGGACCCCCCGCCCCCGTTGCCCCCGGGCCCCCGGGCCACGCGCCCCGTCACTCACCGGCGCAGGGGTCTCCGCCGGGAGGAGGCCGAGGAGGCGGAGGAGGCGCCGCCGCTCCGGGGAGACCCGAGGGCCCGACCGGAagtgccgccccctccccctccccggcaGCCCCGCGCCGCCCGCCTGCCCGCCCGCCCGGAAGCGGAAGTCGCGCCCGTCTCCGAGGCGCCGGCGTGGAGGAGCGGAAAGAGGGGGCGGTGGCGGCGACCGGGAAGGGGAACTGCGCCTGCGCACTGGCTCGGAGACGCGGACGGGGAAAGCCTAGGCCGCTTCCGGTAGCCGAGCTGAGCAACGTGCGCCTGCGCCCTGAGCGCCGGCCTCCTAGGGCACCGCCCACACGCTCCGAACATCCGGTTCAAACACGCCCCTCGCGTAAACTTCGCACTTAAGCCCCGCCCCCGGTCGGAAACACGCCTATTTTCTGGCTTAATTGCTTAAGCCCCGCCCATTGTCTCAAAAATCCATCCTCCTCGCCCCGGCACCCACGATGTTTCTCCTGTTCTTTCCGGACCTCTGAGTTCCCAAGAactccacctctccctcctcagcCCCGCCCACAGCCCCAGCTCTTTCTTCTAAATCGGGCCTCTTAGAGGTCTTTGGCTGAACCAGCCCCCTGCGCTAGCCCGCCCTTTCCTACTGAGCCCCTCGGCCTCAGGGCCTCCCTTCCTTACTCCCTTCTTAGGTACCCCCTTCGCTCCCCTTGGCCCGAATAAGAGGCATGACCACCTCTCAGCTCCCGCCTCTCCTAACACCTTGCTCACCTTGCTCTTCCCTTGAGGCCTCTCCTCTCAGATAAACTCTATTCATTCTTTCTAAAACGCTCCCACCTCTGTCTGCTAACCCCTAAACCAATTCAAGCCCCACCCTTGTTCTCAGAACCTTCCCCTAAGCCCCGCCTACAATTCTCACATACAGCCTCACCCCTCAGTCCCAGCCCCGCCCCTGTCTCCTTAGCCCCGCCCCCCGTGGCCGAAGCTCTTACCTACCTAAGCCTTACCAAAGTTGTCGGTTCTGCTCAAAACCCTGAACTCGGTATTTCCTTACAGTGTCAGGACAAATGAGATGGGGCAAAGTAGTGGGTGCAGAATCTCCAAGAATCTGGCTGGAATGGGGGATGGGGACCTAAAGTCACGTTTGCACAGAGGTTCAATGTTTTACTTAGAGTGGATATTTACAGGGAGTACTTTGAGGTCTGCTGGAGATGAGAGAAGGGGCAAAGGCTTCCTCCAAGCCAGCCTTCAGCCCAAGCGTTATAACAAGGCACATGACGTGGGTTCTCCCAAATTCCATGCACTCCCATCAGGGTGGCATTGGGACGGGAGGACATTTGAGGGAAGGACGAGCCCTGGTACCGTCACACCGAATACACACAGAAGCCAGTAGGCAGAGATTTATTTCCAaggcccctgcccccaggggccTGTCAGTCCAGGGGAGGGTGGCAGAAGGCAGCAGGACCCAGGAATTCAGGTCCTCACCCTCGACCCCCTCCCACGACGGGAAGACCACCAGGTATAAGGGTGTCCCAGCTTTCCTGCCCAGGCTCAGCACCAACTGAAATCCCAGCTCGAAACCTGACCCGGGGAGCGGCGGGCCAGGGTGTGGGTCAAGCCAGCTCTTTCCCCTCCggctcctccacctcctcctcggCCCCCGCCGTAGCCGGAATGCCCTCGTCATCCCACGGTGGTTCAGGCCCTGGGTCTGGGGAACACAGGGGTACCCCCATGGCCTCGGGGTGCTTGCGTTTGGCATGGCGCCTGAGCGTGTTGGCCTCCGTGAAGCGCAGCCGGCAGACAGGGCACTGGTAAGGGCGCTCCCCGGAGTGGACGCGGTGGTGGTGGGCCAGCTCGCCCGCCTCGCGGAAGCGGCGAGGGCAGAGTGGGCAGCGGAAGGGCCGAAGGCCGGCATGGATGTTGCAGTGCCGCCGCAGGTGGCTGGACCGCTTGAAGGTCTTGCCGCAATCCTTGCACTCATGCGGCTTCAGCTCTGAGTGCGAGATGCTGTGGCGTTCCAGGTCGGAGAGGTAGGGGAAGGCCCGCAGGCACACCGGGCAGAAGTGCGGGGCCTTCTTAGGGCCAGAGCCCTCAGGCACACCTGCCGCTGCCCCCTCAGAGACTGTATAGGGCACACCCTGATCATCGATCAACAGGAGATCGCTGCCACCGCCGCTGCCCACAGGGGCTGTCACCCCCTGTGCCAGCGGGGGCTCCTGCCCTGCCTTGGGGGGTCGGCCCCGTTTGCGAGGGAGGGTGGCCTTGAGCGTCCGATTCGAGGAGGTGGCCCCCCCGGGACGCCTGCCTCGGCGGCCCCGGGGAACAGGAGAAGGTAAGGCCAGAGGTTTTTCTTCCTCCCCGGGCAAAGGCGAAGGCAACGGGTCTGGGCTGGGGGTGTCCATTGAGCAGTGGGGGGCTTGGGTCTGGGCACTGGAGCCAGGCTAAGAGGAGAGAGGGGGCAGCCGTCAGTGCAGGGAGGGTCTGGAGCATCCCTTGTCCCCCAACACCTCGCCCATCCCTTGGTCTGAGTCTCTTCACCTCGCATGGCAGACATTCACCTGGACAGTTATAGCCACACTGGTAGGTAAACTAGCAAGGCAACTCTGGACCAGTTGGTAAACAGACACTGCCCTGGGCCACACAGGTGTCCCCTGAGCCTCCCTAAACCCTCTCTTAGAAGTTCAGGGTCAACTtgaaccaaaacaaagaaaaaatcttcacGGGAGGATAGGATAGAGTCCAACTAAGGGTATGGGCCAGTATTTCAATCCTCAATACAAAGAGCCCATCAAACCTGAGCCATGGAGGCCCAGAAATGTTTTGTGCCGCTTCTGATTGGCAAAGTGGGAGAAGTGGGAGTTCAGGActagaagaagaaagggactGGTCCCAGGTGATGTTTGGCTCCGAGTCATGGATGAAGAAGTACCAGAACTGTGAAATCTGGGCTCCCAAGTCAGAGTTCTGAGTTCAATTCCGGGGTCTGTTGCTCACTCTCTGTGTGGTCTGGGGCAAAGCgctcatttctctgagcctcagttaagCTTTTTGCAAAATAGGACGAAGAGTTCCACCTATTCATACAGACGTCATGAGGATAATGCCCATGAAGTGCTCAGTGCACAGAAGTGTCTAGGAGACAACAGCCCATGTTATCCTGGTGAGTGGCTAAGCTTCACACCAACACTTTGAATAATGGTACATCACCCCCACTTTGCAActggggaaacggaggcacaggAAAGCCAAGTCAGTTGCCCAAGGCCTCTCTGCCAGTAAGTAGCAGGACCAAGACTCGAACCAGATCTCAAGGACCCCAACGGTCCAGGGAGTGAGAAGACATGGACCCAAGGAGACAAGGGGACATCATGGAGTCCCTTACACCTGTGTTAGACTCCAGCTCTGCCGATAATGAACAAGTGACTTTGTTTCTCTGGGCCAGTTTccacctctgtaaaatgggtatagcAGTGTTGTCGGGTGGtaatagtaagcactcaataaactaCCACCACCAACAGAAGCACCACCTCCATCATCAGAGCCTGGGACCACCAGACTAAGGtgtcaggaaggggagagggaggaaagcagaCGTGCAGTTAATAGCCCGGGCTGCAGGTGCCACTGCCCTTGGAACAGGCACACAGACTGTAGGCCAGAGAGGGGCCACCACGTTTCCACCATCACAAGATTCGCTCCGGTGGGAAGGCCTGGACTAGAACCCGGGTTTCTGGGACAGTGCCCTCGCCCCTCGCCCCTCCGTCACCCCCGTACAGGCGCGCGCCCGCCGGCCCGAGCGCGCGGGGCGGGCCCTGCGGGGGCGGCGGCCAATGAGCGGCGCGCGGGCCGCAGACGGCGAGGGCCGCCAGGAAGGGGGTCTGCGCGCGCGCACCCGGGCCGACTCCGCGGGGCGCGAGGTCGGCGCGCGCGCTGCGGCGGGCGCGGGCGCAGAAGCAGGTGTGGGGGCgcgctccgggagcgcgcggccccgggcctcccctccctccgctcCCCTCTCCCCGCCCGGACCCCCGCCTCTCGGGTACCTCATTTGCATGTCGCCTGGGCTCGCGAGTGTGCGCGCGCGGGGGCGAAGGGGCCGGCGCGTGGGAAGGGGCGGGGGCCAGGGGGCCCTGCCCCTCGGCGGCGCGCGCGGGgacggccccgccccctccctcccccaccccctctccgtCGGGCCCGGGCCCGCGCTCGCGGGGAACAAAGAGGACGCGCTGGGTCCTAAGGACCGGTCACGTTCTAGCAGAGAACACGCGCCTGCGCGCCGGTCGCCCTCACTGGCCCCGAGCGGGAAATAACCCCACCAAAACATTCCCAACCACGTAAAAATGTCTTTCCTCCCACAAAGCACCCAGAAGGGTGACCCAATCAAAGACAGGTACCGCAAGGATGAGGAGCGGGAAAATGGCTGCTTGTTCCCATAATTAACATGGCGCCTGATTGGCTTCAAAGCCCCCTGGAGGGCTGACAAGATGGAACCTCCTCTTTCCTCCTAACTCTACCACAGTCGCCGaacttcaatttttcttttatcctgaTGCAACTCTACCAGGAGG
This genomic window from Ursus arctos isolate Adak ecotype North America unplaced genomic scaffold, UrsArc2.0 scaffold_19, whole genome shotgun sequence contains:
- the ZNF865 gene encoding zinc finger protein 865 isoform X1, translating into MEKSALCGGGIGQETRKAGRWSVAPALRHVLQRAALEPGPVCSAPSSSPQGLPSPTPPEMEANAAGSAAGGGGGSGIGGEDGVHFQSYPFDFLEFLNHQRFEPMELYGEHAKAVAALPCAPGPPPQPPPQPPPPQYDYPPQSTFKPKAEAPSSSSSSSSSSSSSSSSSSSSSQAKKPDPPLPPAFGPPPPPLFDAAFPAPQWGIVDLSGHQHLFGNLKRGGPASGPGVTPGLASPTGTPGPLPAPSQTPPGPAAGAACDPSKDDKGYFRRLKYLMERRFPCGVCQKSFKQSSHLVQHMLVHSGERPYECGVCGRTYNHVSSLIRHRRCHKDVPPAAGGPPQPGAPLPPLGLPAPGAGAPPTAAPNPVSSGPPAPPAAAATGAATVAATVAEGTGVPVGVGVPPPAAGGGEGPFACPLCWKVFKKPSHLHQHQIIHTGEKPFSCSVCSKSFNRRESLKRHVKTHSADLLRLPCGVCGKAFRDAAYLLKHQAAHAGAGAAGPRPVYPCDLCGKSYSAPQSLLRHKAAHAPPAAPDAPKDAAASVPQPPPTFPAGPYLLPPDPPATDSEKAAAAAAAVVYGAVPVPLLGAHPLLLGGAGTSGAGGSSASVPGKTFCCGICGRGFGRRETLKRHERIHTGEKPHQCPVCGKRFRESFHLSKHHVVHTRERPYKCELCGKVFGYPQSLTRHRQVHRLQLPCALAGAAGLPATQGAPGACGPGTSATSAGAADALSYACSDCGEHFPDLFHVMSHKEAHMAEKPYGCDACGKTFGFIENLMWHKLVHQAAPERLLPPTPGGPQPQDGSGSADAASVLDNGLAGEVGAAVAALAGVSGGDDSSGTAVAGGGGGASSGPERFSCATCGQSFKHFLGLVTHKYVHLVRRTLGCGLCGQSFAGAYDLLLHRRSHRQKRGFRCPVCGKRFWEAALLMRHQRCHTEQRPYRCGVCGRGFLRSWYLRQHRVVHTGERAFKCGVCAKRFAQSSSLAEHRRLHAVARPQRCGACGKTFRYRSNLLEHQRLHLGERAYRCEHCGKGFFYLSSVLRHQRAHEPPRPELRCPACLKAFKDPGYFRKHLAAHQGGRPFRCSSCGEGFANTYGLKKHRLAHKAEGLGGPGAGAGTLAGKDA
- the ZNF865 gene encoding zinc finger protein 865 isoform X2; the encoded protein is MEANAAGSAAGGGGGSGIGGEDGVHFQSYPFDFLEFLNHQRFEPMELYGEHAKAVAALPCAPGPPPQPPPQPPPPQYDYPPQSTFKPKAEAPSSSSSSSSSSSSSSSSSSSSSQAKKPDPPLPPAFGPPPPPLFDAAFPAPQWGIVDLSGHQHLFGNLKRGGPASGPGVTPGLASPTGTPGPLPAPSQTPPGPAAGAACDPSKDDKGYFRRLKYLMERRFPCGVCQKSFKQSSHLVQHMLVHSGERPYECGVCGRTYNHVSSLIRHRRCHKDVPPAAGGPPQPGAPLPPLGLPAPGAGAPPTAAPNPVSSGPPAPPAAAATGAATVAATVAEGTGVPVGVGVPPPAAGGGEGPFACPLCWKVFKKPSHLHQHQIIHTGEKPFSCSVCSKSFNRRESLKRHVKTHSADLLRLPCGVCGKAFRDAAYLLKHQAAHAGAGAAGPRPVYPCDLCGKSYSAPQSLLRHKAAHAPPAAPDAPKDAAASVPQPPPTFPAGPYLLPPDPPATDSEKAAAAAAAVVYGAVPVPLLGAHPLLLGGAGTSGAGGSSASVPGKTFCCGICGRGFGRRETLKRHERIHTGEKPHQCPVCGKRFRESFHLSKHHVVHTRERPYKCELCGKVFGYPQSLTRHRQVHRLQLPCALAGAAGLPATQGAPGACGPGTSATSAGAADALSYACSDCGEHFPDLFHVMSHKEAHMAEKPYGCDACGKTFGFIENLMWHKLVHQAAPERLLPPTPGGPQPQDGSGSADAASVLDNGLAGEVGAAVAALAGVSGGDDSSGTAVAGGGGGASSGPERFSCATCGQSFKHFLGLVTHKYVHLVRRTLGCGLCGQSFAGAYDLLLHRRSHRQKRGFRCPVCGKRFWEAALLMRHQRCHTEQRPYRCGVCGRGFLRSWYLRQHRVVHTGERAFKCGVCAKRFAQSSSLAEHRRLHAVARPQRCGACGKTFRYRSNLLEHQRLHLGERAYRCEHCGKGFFYLSSVLRHQRAHEPPRPELRCPACLKAFKDPGYFRKHLAAHQGGRPFRCSSCGEGFANTYGLKKHRLAHKAEGLGGPGAGAGTLAGKDA
- the ZNF524 gene encoding zinc finger protein 524, which encodes MDTPSPDPLPSPLPGEEEKPLALPSPVPRGRRGRRPGGATSSNRTLKATLPRKRGRPPKAGQEPPLAQGVTAPVGSGGGSDLLLIDDQGVPYTVSEGAAAGVPEGSGPKKAPHFCPVCLRAFPYLSDLERHSISHSELKPHECKDCGKTFKRSSHLRRHCNIHAGLRPFRCPLCPRRFREAGELAHHHRVHSGERPYQCPVCRLRFTEANTLRRHAKRKHPEAMGVPLCSPDPGPEPPWDDEGIPATAGAEEEVEEPEGKELA